One genomic region from Paramormyrops kingsleyae isolate MSU_618 chromosome 24, PKINGS_0.4, whole genome shotgun sequence encodes:
- the LOC140582323 gene encoding general transcription factor II-I repeat domain-containing protein 2A-like translates to MEKWTASYLFTEVNGKPVCLVCMQHVSVFKEYNIRRHCETQHGEKYDSLQGQLRQEKINELLVGLKKQQSVFTRSREVSDAAVKSSYIIANEIALASKSYYEGEFIKTCMLKAAELVCPEKRQAFANISLTRNTIAERISELSTDLDSQLKHKVKSFLAFSVAIDENTDNTDVAQLAIFIRGVDDTLAVTEEFLELVPMMDTTTAEDIFSSLVCALDRVGVDWSRAVSLATDGAPSMILKKAGVVTKFREKVQAANGGDAFWTFHCILHQEASCCKSLKMDHVIEVVVRTVNFIRARGLNHRQFDCLLSDNKITHGLPYHTEVRWLSRGAVLKRFFELRAEIGQFMETKGKPVMELQSLEWLQDLAFMVDITEHLNNLNKMLQGRKKVVTQYYDSIHAFKLKLTLWETQQGLSFKVRNCACTPSRA, encoded by the coding sequence ATGGAAAAATGGACAGCTTCCTATTTATTCACAGAGGTGAATGGGAAACCTGTATGCTTGGTGTGTATGCAACACGTGTCGGTGTTTAAGGAATATAATATTCGGCGCCACTGTGAGACTCAGCATGGTGAAAAATACGACAGCCTGCAAGGACAACTGAGACAAGAGAAGATAAATGAGTTGCTGGTGGGTCTGAAGAAACAGCAGTCTGTTTTCACTCGGAGCCGAGAGGTCAGTGATGCAGCAGTAAAATCCAGCTACATAATTGCTAACGAAATAGCATTAGCATCAAAGTCGTATTACGAAGGGGAGTTCATCAAAACATGCATGCTGAAGGCTGCAGAACTCGTATGTCCCGAGAAGCGACAAGCTTTTGCCAACATCAGCCTGACGAGGAATACTATTGCAGAGAGGATTTCGGAACTATCCACAGATTTAGACAGCCAATTGAAACACAAAGTCAAGTCATTTCTTGCATTTTCTGTTGCAATTGATGAGAACACTGACAATACAGACGTTGCTCAACTGGCTATATTTATTCGCGGAGTTGATGATACATTGGCCGTCACAGAGGAGTTCCTTGAGTTGGTGCCTATGATGGACACCACAACAGCAGAGGACATTTTCAGCTCTCTCGTTTGTGCGTTGGACAGAGTCGGAGTAGACTGGTCGCGTGCTGTCAGCTTGGCTACAGATGGCGCGCCATCAATGATCCTGAAAAAAGCAGGCGTTGTGACAAAATTCAGAGAGAAAGTACAAGCCGCAAATGGAGGAGATGCTTTTTGGACATTTCACTGTATTTTGCACCAGGAGGCATCGTGTTGCAAGTCATTAAAAATGGATCACGTCATAGAGGTGGTTGTCCGAACTGTTAATTTTATCCGAGCCAGAGGTCTGAATCATCGTCAGTTTGACTGCCTTCTCAGTGACAATAAAATTACCCATGGCCTGCCATACCACACTGAAGTAAGATGGTTAAGCCGAGGCGCTGTGCTGAAGCGTTTCTTTGAGCTACGAGCGGAAATTGGACAGTTTATGGAGACAAAAGGAAAGCCAGTGATGGAATTACAATCTCTGGAATGGCTGCAGGACCTTGCATTTATGGTGGATATTACAGAGCACCTCAATAATTTGAACAAAATGTTGCAAGGCCGTAAAAAGGTTGTCACACAGTATTATGACAGCATACATGCATTCAAGTTGAAGCTGACTTTGTGGGAGACACagcagggcttgtcctttaaggTGCGCAATTGCGCGTGCACGCCATCACGCGCCTAA